The Thermus islandicus DSM 21543 DNA segment GCCTGGGACGCGGGGGCGGTGGTCTACCTCTACGCCCTCTCCCAAGGAGTCAGGTCCTGGTGAGGGCTCAGGCCAGGTGGTTGAGGGGTCCGTGGCCCCGGCCCAGGGAGGGGGCGGTCCTTAGCGCCCGGGTGAGGTAGGCCTTGGCCCCGGCCACCGCCTCCTCCAAGGGCCTCCCCAAGGCGAGGAGGGCGGCGATGGCGGCGGAAAGGGTACAGCCCGTGCCGTGGGTGTTCCGGGTCCGCACCCTGGGGGCGGAGAACCGCCGAACGCCCTCCTGGGTGGCGAGGAGATCTACCGCCTCTTCCCCCTCCAGGTGCCCCCCCTTAAGGAGGATGGCCTGAGGCCCGAGGGCAAGGAGGTCCCAGGCCGCCTCCTCGGCCTCCTCTAGGGTGCGGATGGGCCTACCCAGAAGGGCCTCGGCCTCGAGGCGGTTCGGGGTGACGAGGGCCGCCAAGGGGAAAAGCCTCTCCTTGAGGGCGGCCACCGCCTCCGGGGTGAGGAGCGGGTCCCCGCTTTTCGCCACCATCACCGGGTCCACCACCAAAGGCTGGAGGCCGAAGCGGACCACCGCCTCCGCCACCCTCTCCACGATGGCCGCCTCCCCCAAGGCCCCGGTCTTGGCGGCGTGGACGGGAAGGTCCTGGGCCACGCTCGCGATCTGGGCATAGACCAGGTCTGGGGGAAGAAGGTGCACCCTTTGCACCCCTAGGGTGTTCTGGGCGGTGACCAGGGTGAGGGCGCTCGCCCCGTAGACCCCAAAGCGGCTAAAGACCTTCAGGTCCGCCTGCACCCCCGCCCCGCCCCCTGAGTCGGAGCCTGCGATCGTCAGGGCTACCCTCATGCTTTTCCCTCATTCCTGCGCTTCATCAGGCTTTTTACCGGGTGGTATCATGCGTCTTCCAAGGGCCGCCCCCGGGTTTCCACCCCGACCCCGTAGGCGAAAAGGCCCGCAAGAAGGAGGAGCCCCCCGTGGAGGGCCAGGACCCCACCGGGACCCATGAGGGGAAGGAAGGCCCCGGTGGCGTAGGGGGCGAGGATCCCCCCCACCCGGCCCACCGCCGCCGCCAACCCTGCCCCGCTGCCCCTCAAGGCCGTGGGGAAGAGCTCCGGGGTGTAGGCGTAGATGGCCCCCCAGGCCCCCAGGTTGAAGAAGGAGAGGAGGCTCCCGTAGAGGAGCACCTCATGGGGGCTTCCCGCCCGGGAGAGCAGGTAGGCGAAGAGGGCGGAAAGGCAAAGAAAGCCCACGAGGACGGGCCTTCGCCCCAGGCGCTCCACCAAGAAGGCCGCCATCAGGTACCCCGGCACCTGGGCTAGGGTAATGAGAAGGACGTACTCCAGGGAGCGTACCAGGCCGTACCCCTGGGCCACGAGGAGGGAGGGGAGCCAGATGAAGGCCCCGTAGTACCCGGCGTTCAGGGCGAACCAGGCGAGGGCGAGGAAGAGGGTGCGCCGTAGGAGGGGGGGGCGGAAGAGGGCGGCGTAGGGGAGGGGACGCGGGGTGGGCTCGGGGAGGGGCTGGGGAAGGGGCCCGCGGAAGGCCCCCTCCCAGGCCTGGACCAGGGCCTCCGCCTCCTCCACCCGTCCCCGGGCCACGAGCCAACGGGGGGACTCGGGGAGGGAAAGCCTCAGGTAGGCGGCGTAGAGGGCGGGAAGCGCCCCGGCCAAAAAGGCCGCCCGCCAGCCCAAGGAGGGCACCAGGAGGTAGCCCATGAGGGCGGCCAGGAGCCACCCCACCGCCCAGAAGGCCTCGAGGAGGACCACCATCCGGCCCCTCTGGGCCTTTGGGCTAAACTCCCCCATGAGGCTTGCCGCCACGGGGAGCTCCGCCCCCAGGCCCAAGCCGGTGAGGAAGCGGAAGAAGAAGACCCAGGGGAGGCTTGGGGCCAGGGCGGTGAGGAGGCTTCCCACCCCTGCGAGGAAGAGGCTGTACCCCACCACCGCCTTCCGGCCCAAGCGGTCCGCAAGCCGCCCTCCAAAGGCCGCTCCCAAGAGCATCCCCAGAAGCCCCGCGCTTCCCAAAAGCCCCGCCTCCTTAGGGCCCAGGCTGAACTCCCGGGAGAGGGCGGGCAGGGTGAAGCCGATGAGGCCCACGTCCATGGCGTCCAGGGCCCAGCCCAGGCCGAGGAGGAAGAGGAGCCTAAGGTGGGGCCTCCCCAGGGGCAGGCGGTCCAAGCGGGCAATGGGGTCCATGGCTCTAGGTTACGGGAAGCTCCATGCGCGCCCTTCCCTTGAGGACTGCCTCTACCAGGTTCATGGGGCAGAAGGGGCCGCACATGCTGCAGGCCTTGGTCTTGGAACCCCGTTCCTCCTTGAGGCGCCTCGCCTCCTCCGGGTAAAGGGCAAGGGCGAACTGCCCCTCCCAGTCCAGAAGGTAGCGGGCCTTGGACATCCTCCGGTTTCTCTCTAGGGCCCCCTTGTTCCCCCGGGCCACGTCGGCGGCGTGGGCGGCGATCTTGAAGGCGATCACCCCTTGCTTCACGTGCTCGGGCGTGGGCAGGCCCAGGTGCTCCGCCGGGGTCAGGTAGCAGAGCATGTCCGCCCCCATCCAGCCCGCCAAGGCCCCTCCGATGGCCCCGGCGATGTGGTCAAACCCGGCGGCGGTGTCCACAGGCAGCATCCCCAGGATGTAGAAGGGCGCATGGCCGGTGAGCTTCTTCTGGATCTGGACGTTGGTGGCCACCTCGTTCAAGGGGATGTGCCCGGGGCCCTCCACCATGGCCTGGACCCCGGCCCGCCGGGCCCGCTCCACCAGTTCCCCGATGGTGAGAAGCTCGGCGATCTGGGCCCGGTCGGTGCTGTCGGCGAGGGAGCCAGGGCGGAGGCCATCCCCCAAGGAGAGGGTCATGTCGTAGGTGCGGGCGATGGAGAGGAGGTCATCAAAGCGGGCGTAGAGAGGGTTCTCCTCCCCCCGGTGCAGCATCCAGGCAGCCATGAGCCCCCCGCCCCGGCTCACGATCCCCGTGGTGCGGGGGGTATGCCGGTAGATCTCCAGGTTTTTGAGGGTCACCCCCGCGTGGACGGTGATGTAGTCCACCCCCTCCTTGCCGTGCTCCTCAATGACCTGGAGGAGCTCGTCGGCGGACATGTCAAAGAAGTTCTTGCGCTTGGCCGCCCTAAACTCCGCCTCATAGATGGGCACGGTACCCAAGGGAACGGTGGCCACCTCGAGGATCCGCCTGCGGATCCCCTTCAGGTCCCCCCCGGTGGAGAGGTCCATAACCGTGTCTGCCCCGTACTGGATAGCCACCCGGGCCTTCTCCACCTCCTCCTCCACGTCCACGTAATCGTAGGAGGTGCCCAGGTTGGCGTTCACCTTGACGGAAAGCCCCTCCCCGATCCCCTTGAAGTCGGTGAGGGTCGTGTGGTTCGGGTTCCGCGGGATCACGATGCGGCCCGCCGCCACCCCTTCTCGGACAAACTCGGGCGAGACCCCCTCCTGCTCCGCCACGTAGGCCATCTCCTCGGTGATCTTCCCTTTCCTTGCCGCCTCAAGCTGCGTCATCGGCCACCCCCAAAAGCTCTAGGAGCCTTTTCGCCGTCCAGGGCGCGAGGAGGACGCCGTTCCTCCCGTGCCCCACCGCCGCGTAGATCCCCTCCTCCACCTCGCCCACGAAGAGCTCGCCCACGGGTCTATACCCCCAGACCGTCCCTAAAACCCCCGCCCCCTCCAGGGAAGGGAAGCGCTCGTGGGCGTAGTCGGCAAGCCAACGAAGGCCGAAAAGGTCCACTCCTTCCTTCCACCCTTCCCTCGCCGTGGCCCCCACGTAGACCCCGCCCTCCCGGGGAAGGACGTACCCCTCCCCGGCGAAGAGGGGGCCCGGGGGGGCCTCCCCCCTAAGGAGAAGCGCCTCCCCCTTGAGGGGCCGCACCTTGAGGCCAAACCTCCCTCCCCAGGCCCCCACCGCGAGGAGGATGCGGCGGGCCTCCACCTCCTCCCCGCCTAGAAGAAGCCTGCCTTGGGCCACCCCCTCCACCTCGGCCCGCCGGTACACCCCTCCTAGCGCCTGGAAGACCTCCAAGAGCGCCTCCCGGAGCCTCCTGGGGTGGACGTACCCCCCGGGAAAGCGCCTCGCGCCTAAGGCCCCCCGGACCGGGTAAGGAACAGGCGCCTCCGCCACCCACCCCTCCTTCTCCCCAGGGCTTAGGGCCGCCACCCAGGCGCCGGAAAACCCCGCCTCCACCTCGTAGCCCCTTTCCTTGAGCTCGGCGAGGAGCTCGGGGTAGCGGGCGAGGCCGTATAGCCCCGCCTCCAGAAGCCCCCCGCTAAGCCCCTCCGGGTGAGGGGCGAGCATCCCCGCGCTCGCCCGGGTGGCCGCCCCGGGCTTCTCCGCGTCCAAAAGAAGGACGGGAACCCCCCGTTTGGCAAGCTCGTAGGCGGCGAGGGCCCCGATGACCCCCCCGCCCACCACGGCCACCTCCACCCGCATGGTTCCTCCCCTATTGGGGCCCAGCCAGGGGCACGCCCTCCACCGGGCTGGAGGGGCTCGCCGCCTCCCTGGGCCGCATGGGCCCCGCGAGGTAAGCCTTCCTCCCCGCCGCCACCGCAAGCCGGAAGGCCTCGGCCATGGCGGGGGGGTCCTGGGCCTCGGCGATGGCGGTGTTCACCAAGACGGCGTCCAGACCGAGCTCCATCACCTCCGCTGCGTGGGAGGGAAGGCCAAGCCCCGCGTCCACCACCACCGGGGGAAGGGCGGCCCGCTCCCGGGCAAAGAGCTCCAAAAGGGCCCTTGTCCTCACCCCCCAGCCCGAACCGATGGGGGCGGCGAGGGGCATGACCGTGGCCGTGCCCAGGGCGGCGAGCCTTTTGGCCAGCACCAGGTCCGGCCCCATGTAGGGGAGGACGAGGAAGCCTTCCTCCAAAAGGTGCTCCGCCGCCCTTAGGGTCTCCACGGGGTCGGGGAGGAGGTAGGTGGGGTCGGGGATGACCTCCAACTTCACCCACCTTTCCCCGGTGAGGAGGCGGCCCAACCGGGCGAGCCTCACCGCCTCTTCTGCCGTTTTTGCCCCCGCCGTATTGGGCAGAAGCCTCACCCCGGCCAAGGCCTCCAGAAGCCCCACGTGCCCCGGGGCCTTAAGCTCCACCCGCCTTATGGAAACCGTCACCACCTCGGCCCCCGCGGCAGCGATGGCCTCCCGCATTGCCCCGAAGTCCTTGAACTTCCCGGACCCCAGGAGGAGGCGGCTTTTAAGCTCTACGTCCCCCACCTTCCAGGCGTCCATCTAGCCTCCTTGCATCAGGGCCACCACCTCCACCACGTCCCCGTCCCTAAGCACCCGGTCCGGGGCCTCGAGGCCCAAAAAGGCCTCCTCGTTGAGGAGGACGGCGACCCGCTCAAGCTCCACGCCCAGCGCCTCCAAGACCTCCCTCAGGTTCTTCCCCTCCAGGGGCTTGGGCTCGCCGTTAAGCCACACCATAGAGCCTTTCCCTGAAGGCCCGGGCCGCCCGCTCGGGGTCAGGGGCGTCCAGGATGGCCCGAACCACCACCACCCGCCGCGCCCCAGCCTTTAGGACCTGGTCCAGGTTGTCCAGGTCAATCCCCCCGATGGCGTACCAGGGCCTCTCCCCCAGGTGTTCCGCCGCCCAGCGCACGTAGGCAAGGCCCGCCGCCTTCCGGCCGGGCTTGGTGGGGGTCTCCCACACCGGCCCCACGGAAAGGTAGTCCGCCCCCTCCTCCCGGGCCCTTAGGGCCTGTTCAGGGGCATGGGTGGAGCGCCCCACCAGGCCCTGGAAGAAGCGGCGGGCCTCGAGGGGGGTGAGGTCCCCCTGCCCCAGGTGCACCCCATCTGCCCCCAAAAGGGCCGCCAGGTCCGGCCGGTCATTCAAGACAAAGGGGACCCCATAGCGCCGGGCCAGGGCCAGCATCCGCTCGCCCAGCTCCAGGGTGGGCCGCGCCTCCCAGTCCTTGGCCCTTAGCTGCAGGACCTCCACGCCCCCCGCCAGAGCCCTTTCCGCGCGGTCCAAAAGCTCTTTCCAGGACCAACCGGGCCTCGGGGTCACCACCAGGTAAAGCCTTCCGAGCAAGCTTCCACCCCCTTCAGGCGGGTGGGAAAGGCCCACGCGGCCCAAAGGAGGTTGGGTTTTGGGGGATCAGGGTCTTCCGCATAGGCTTCCCTCCGCCGGCATTACCCGGATCAGGTTCCAAGGGTTGCTGGGACCACCCAGCTCTCAGCCCCTCCATTGGGGCACCCCCAGCCTGCCCCCTCACTGTAGCACATCCGGGGGCCAAGAGGGGAGGCTACCTTACCCACCCGGGCTTGGGCTTTGGCGGGGCCTGAAGGGGTCCGCCCAGGGGAGGGAGCGGCCCTGCCTCCTCCCCCCGGCCGCCTTCGGGATCGGCCTCGAGGTGGGCTTCGCCTCGGCAGGGGCTGGGGCCCTGGGCACGCTCCTCCTCCTTTACGCCACCAGGCTTTCCCCCCAGAAGGTGGTGGGCACCGACCTCCTCTTCGGCCTCGTCCTCGCCCTGGTGGGGGGCGGGGTCCACCTCTACTTCGGCCAGCTGGACCCAGGCCTCCTCCTGGCCCTGGCCTCGGAAGGCAGGCCCCCGTGGTCCTCCACGACCGGCTGGTGGACGCGAGGGTGCTGGACCTGGTCCAGGGGGAGAGGGTCTACGTGGGCAAGGAGGAGGGGGAAAGCCAACCCACCGCGGTGGCCGAGGGCTTCGCCGTGGTCTTGGGGGTCCTGGAGGGCGGGGGATGGCCTGACCTCGCCCCCTACGCCAGGGGGCCCACCCTGGTGGTCCTCATGGGGGTGAAGCGGCGGGCCTGGATCGCAAAGGAGCTTCTTCGGCTGGGCCGAAGCCCCTCGGAGCCCACCCTCTTCGCCGAGCGGGCCACCACCCCGGAGGAGAGGCGGGTCCTGGCCCCCTTGGGGGAGGTGGCCCAGGACAAGGTGGCCGTGGCCTCCCCCGCGGTCTGGATCATCGGGGAGGTGGTCCGGGTCCTCGAGGGGGGCCGGCAGCCTGGCCCTCGCGGAGGTCTAGGATGGCGGAGGCGCTTCCCGTTCCAGACCCGCAACGCCCCCCACCGGGCCCACGAGTACCTGATACGGCTCGGCCTGGAGCTCGCGGACGGGGTCCTGGTCCACCCCATCCTCGGGGCCAAGAAGCAGGACGACTTCCCCACGGGGGTCATCCTCGAGGCCTACCAGGCGTTGATCGGCCACTTCCTCCCCGAGGAGCGGGTGGCTCTCTTCGGCCTCGCCACCCCCATGCGCTACTCCGGGCCCAAGGAGGCGGTCTTCCACGCCCTGGTGCGGAAGAACTTCGGGGCTACCCACTTCCTGGTGGGCCGGGACCACGCCGGGGTGGGGAACTTCTACGACCCCTACGCCGCCCACCGCATCTTTGACCGGCTTCCCCCCTTGGGGATTGAGATCCTCAAGGTGGGATCGGTCTTCCACTGCTCCTTGTGCGGCGGCATCGCCTCGGAGAGGACCTGCCCCGAGGGGCACCGGGACAAGCGCCTTTCCATCAGCATGACCCAGGTGCGGACCCTCCTTAGGGAGGGGAAGGCCCCGCCTTTGGAGCTCGTCCGGCCAGAGCTGGTCCCCATTCTCAGGAAGGGGGTCCGCTAAGCGCTCCCCCTTCCGCCGAGCGCAAGAGGCGCTCCGCCGCCCCTGGGGAGGCGGGCAGGTAGAGGTGGACGAAGCTCGCGAGAACCCGCCCGTCGGTATACCCCTCCACCTCCTCCCCGCCCAGGCGGCGCCAGGCGGGGCTTGGGGAGGGGGGAAGGCGGGCGTAGTGGAACTCATGCCCCTTGAGGCGGTCCCCCTTTCGGGCCACGGGGTTATCCCGCAAGGCCTCCACCTCCCGGTAGCCCAAGACGGGCCTCTCCGCCATGCGGGCCTCCCCTGGGACGAGCCCCACCATGGGGAAAAAGCGCTCCCCCACCCAAAGTCCCCGGGAGAGGTACATATACCCCCCGCACTCGGCTACGATGGGCCCGGGAAAGCGGCGGATGGCCTCCCTCAGGGCGCGGTTTTCCGAAAGCCTCTCGGCATAGAGCTCTGGGTACCCGCCTCCTAGGAGGAGGGCGTGGGCCTCGGGAAGGGCTTCGTCCTCGAGGGGGCTCACGGGCACAAGTTCTGCGCCTAGGGCCTCGAGGAGCTCCAGGGCCTCTGGGTAGTAGAAGGCGAAGGCCCGGTCCCAGGCGTAGGCGAGCCGGACCCTCGGGGGGCGCCTTTCGGGCAGAAAGGGCGGGGCCTCGGGGAGGGGTGGGGCCGAGGCGGCAAGCTCAAGGACCCTCGGGAGGTCCACCCGGAAGGCCCGGCGGAGGGCCTCTAGGGGGGGCTTAGCCTCCCCGGCGAGGACCAGGCCCAGGTGGCGCTCGGGGAGGGCGAGGGCCGGGTCTTCCGGGAGCCAGCCGAGGAGGGGCAGGCCCACAGCCTCGAGGGCCTCCTTCAGGATCCCCGCGTGGCGCTCCGAGCCCACCCGGTTGGCCAAGACCCCCACCACCCGCACCCCGGGGTGGAAGTCGCGGAAGCCCAGGGCGAGGGGGGCGATGGAGCCCGCCATCCCCTTGGCGTCCACCACCAGGGCGACCGGGGCCTTTAGGAGCCTCGCCACCTGGGCGGTAGACCCCACCTCCCCCAGCGGGTCCTTCCCGTCAAAAAGGCCCATCACCCCCTCAATAAGGGCGAACTCCGCCCCCCTTGCCCCATGGCGGAAGAGGGAAAGAAGGCCCTTTTCGTCCAGGAAGAAGCCATCCAGGTGGTAAGGCCTCCTCCCCGAGGCGGCCTCGAGGTGGGTGGGGTCAATGTAGTCGGGCCCCACCTTGAAGGGCTGAACCTTTAGGCCGCGCTCCCTTAAGGCGAGCAGGAGGGCAAGGGCAAGGGTGGTCTTTCCCGAGCCGGAGTGGGGGGCGGCGAGGAGGAGGCGCATCAGTGCTCTATCCCCCTTTGGGCCGGGACCCCCTGGTCAAAGGCGTGCTTCACCTTGCGCATCTCCGTCACCGTGTCGGCAAGGGCCAAAAGCGCCTCCGGGGCGCCCCGGCCCGTCACCGCCACGTGCACGTGGCGGGGCCTCGCTTTTAGGGCCTCCAGGAACTCCTCCAGGGGGATCCAGCCGTAGCGCAGGGGATAGGTGGCCTCGTCCAGGACCACGAGGTCGTAGGCTCCCGAAAGGATGGCCTCCTTCGCCCGCGCCCACCCCTCCCGGGCGAGGTCGGCCGAGTACGCGAGGTCCCGGCTCTTCCAGGTGAACCCGTCCCCTAGCCCCTCTATGGGGACGCCGAGCAAGGCAAAGGCCCGGTGCTCTCCGAAGCGCGCGGTCGCGTGCTTAATGAACTGGAAAATCCGCACCTTCAACCCTCGCCCGTGGGCCCTTAGGGCTAGGCCAAAGGCGGCGGTGCTTTTCCCCTTCCCGTCCCCGGTGTACACCAGGAGGAGTCCCCGCCTTTCCTCCCTGGGCTTCTCGTAGGGCTTCAGCCGCCTAGGCTCCTCCACAGGGCATAGCCTAGCAGGCTGCAAAGCTCCGCGAGGGCGATCATGGCCCCGAGGACATCCCCGTTCAAGCCCCCAAGGCGCGCCACGGAAAGCCCTGCTACCCCCCAGGCGGCCAGGAGGGCAAGGAGGGCGGGGAGGGGATAGAGGAGGAGGAAGGGCAGGGCGAGGAGGAAGGGTGGCAGGAGAGGCCCCCCGCGCACCAGCCCCGCCATCCCCGGGTGGAGGAGGGGGTAGCGGTTCAGGAAGGGCAGGAGGGCAAACCGGGCCCACCCGGGGAAGAGGAGGAGGAAAAGGGGGTCAGGGACCAGGGCCAGCGCCTGCCAAAGGAGGAGGAGGTAGACCCCACCTACCCCAAAGGCGAAGCCCCCCAGGTGGGGGTCCTTGAGGATGCGGAGGCGCTCCTCCCGGGGCCTCGCCCCTAAGAGGGCGTCTGCCAGGTCCAGAAGGCCGTCCAGGTGCAAGAACCCCGTGAGGCCAAGGAGAAAGGCCACCTTTAGGGCGGCAAGGAGGCCTGCAGGAAGCGGGAGAAGGGCGAGAAGGGCCAGGGGAAGCCCGAGAAGGTAGCCCACCAAAGGGAAGAAGGGGACGCTCTTCCGGTAGTCCCCCTCCTCCTTGGGGGCAAGGGGCAAAAGGGTGAGGAGGGCAAGGGCGAGGCGGAAGGCCCTCACGTTCCCCCGGAAACGCCCGCCTCCTCAAAGGTGGCCATGTGGAGGATGCGGGCCGCGGCCCTGAGGAGGGGCATGGCGAGGACCGCCCCCGTCCCCTCCCCCAGGGCGAGGTCCAGGTCAAGGAGGGGCCTGAGGTCCAAAGCCTCCAGCTGGCGGCGGTGCCCGGGCTCCCGGGAGAGGTGGCCGGCGAAGAAGTGTTCCCGGATTCCCGGGGCGAGCTTCCAGGCGAGCAAGGCCCCGCTCGTTACGGGAAAGCCGTCCAGCACCAGGGGAAGCCCGGCCTCATAGCCCTCCAGGTAGACCCCGGCAATGGCGATTAGCTCAAGCCCCCCCACCAGGGCGGCCACCTCGAGGGGCCCCATGCCGGGGCGGAGGCGGGCGAGGGCCCGGGCCACCGCCTGGCGCTTCCGCCTCAGGCCCTCCTCCCCCACCCCCGTTCCCCGGCCCACCACGGCCTCGGGGGGAAGCCCGAGGAGGGCAGCGGTAAGGGCGGCCGCCGCCGTGGTGTTGCCGATGCCCATGTCCCCGGCGGCGAGGAGGGTGGCGCCCGCGGCGATGGCCCGCCTCGCTGCCTCGCGGCCTGCCTGGAGGGCCCTTTCCACCTCCTCCAGGCTCATGGCAGGGCCTTGGGCGAGGTTACCCGTCCCCTCCCGCACCTTGCGCTTGAGAAGCCGCGGGTGGTCGGGGAGTTCTCCCTTCACCCCCACGTCCAGGACGTACACCTCGCAGTCGGCCACCCGGGCAAACTGGTTGATGGCGGCACCTCCCCGGAGAAAGTTGAGCACCATCTGCCGGGTGACCTCCTGGGGGTAGGCCGAGACCCCCTCGGCCACCACCCCGTGGTCCGCGGCGGCCACCACCACCGCCCCCCGCCCAAGCTCCGGCTTCACCCGCCCCTGGAGGGCGGCGAGGCGCAGGGCCACCTCCTCCAGGAAGCCCAGGGAACGGGGCGGTTTGGTGAGTTGGTCCACCCTTCGCCTCGCGGCCTCCAAAACCTTCGCCTGGGAAGCCTCGGACCCTTCGCCTGCCATGGGCGCATTGTACCGGGAAGGAGCCCCTTGGAGAAAACCGCCTCCTCGGGTAGGCTTGGGCCATGAAGGCCTGGGTGCAAAGGGCCCTGGGTGGGCCTTTGGTCCTAGAGGAAATCCCCGAACCCACCCCCGGCGAAGGGGAGGTCCTCCTGGAGGTGGAGGCGGTGGGCCTCAACTTCGCCGACCACCTGGTGCGCCTCGGGGCCTACCTTACCCGCCCCCGGCCCCCCTTCGTCCCGGGGATGGAGGTGGTGGGGGTCTGGGAAGGGCGGCGCTACGCCGCCTTGGTGGGCCTAGGAGGGCTTGCGGAAAAGGTGGCCGTGCCCCGGGAGGCCCTCCTTCCCGTCCCCGAGGGCCTGGGCCCGGAGGAGGCCGCCGCCTACCCCGTCTCCTTCCTCACCGCCTACCTGGCCCTGAAGAGGGCCCAGGCCAGGCCCGGGGAAAGGGTCCTGGTCCAGGCGGCGGCCGGGGCCTTGGGGACGGCGGCGGTCCAGGTGGCCCGCGCCTTGGGCCTCCGGGTCCTGGCGGCGGCCTCGAGGGCGGAAAAGCTGGCCCTTCCCCTGGCCCTGGGGGCGGAGGAGGCCGCTACCTATCCCGAGGTACCGGAGAAGGCCAAGGCCTGGGGTGGGCTGGACCTTGTGCTGGAGGTGCGGGGCAAGGAGGTGGAGGAAAGCCTCGGCCTCCTCGCCCACGGGGGAAGGCTCGTTTACATCGGCGCAGCCGAGGGGGAGGTAGCCCCCATCCCCCCCTTGCGCCTGATGCGGCGGAACCTTGCGGTGCTGGGCTTCTGGCTCACCCCCCTCCTCCAGGACCGGGCCCTGGTGGAGGAGGCCCTACGCTTCCTCCTCCCGCGGCTAGGTCAGGAGCTTAAGCCGGTGGTGGGCCGGGTCTTCCCCTTCCGCGAGGCCGAAGCGGCCTTCGGGGCCCTCCTGGACCGGGGGCACACGGGTAAGGTGGTGGTGCGGCGCTGATGGAGCTCTGGCTCGTCCGCCACGGGGAGACCCTATGGAACCGGGAAGGGAGGCTCCTCGGCTGGACCGATCTCCCCTTGAGCGCCACCGGGGAGGCCCAGGCCCGGGCCCTGAAGGGCCTCCTCCCTGCCCTCCCCGCCCACAGCTCCGACCTCAGGCGGGCCCTGAGGACGGCGGCCCTCGCCGGCTTTTGCCCCCGGGCCACCCCGGCCCTGAGGGAGATCCACTTTGGGGCCCTGGAGGGCGCCCTCTGGGAAGGGCTAGACCCTGCCCAGAAGGAGGCCCTCCTGCGCTT contains these protein-coding regions:
- a CDS encoding adenosylcobinamide-GDP ribazoletransferase, whose product is MRAFRLALALLTLLPLAPKEEGDYRKSVPFFPLVGYLLGLPLALLALLPLPAGLLAALKVAFLLGLTGFLHLDGLLDLADALLGARPREERLRILKDPHLGGFAFGVGGVYLLLLWQALALVPDPLFLLLFPGWARFALLPFLNRYPLLHPGMAGLVRGGPLLPPFLLALPFLLLYPLPALLALLAAWGVAGLSVARLGGLNGDVLGAMIALAELCSLLGYALWRSLGG
- the cobT gene encoding nicotinate-nucleotide--dimethylbenzimidazole phosphoribosyltransferase; its protein translation is MAGEGSEASQAKVLEAARRRVDQLTKPPRSLGFLEEVALRLAALQGRVKPELGRGAVVVAAADHGVVAEGVSAYPQEVTRQMVLNFLRGGAAINQFARVADCEVYVLDVGVKGELPDHPRLLKRKVREGTGNLAQGPAMSLEEVERALQAGREAARRAIAAGATLLAAGDMGIGNTTAAAALTAALLGLPPEAVVGRGTGVGEEGLRRKRQAVARALARLRPGMGPLEVAALVGGLELIAIAGVYLEGYEAGLPLVLDGFPVTSGALLAWKLAPGIREHFFAGHLSREPGHRRQLEALDLRPLLDLDLALGEGTGAVLAMPLLRAAARILHMATFEEAGVSGGT
- a CDS encoding NADPH:quinone oxidoreductase family protein, encoding MKAWVQRALGGPLVLEEIPEPTPGEGEVLLEVEAVGLNFADHLVRLGAYLTRPRPPFVPGMEVVGVWEGRRYAALVGLGGLAEKVAVPREALLPVPEGLGPEEAAAYPVSFLTAYLALKRAQARPGERVLVQAAAGALGTAAVQVARALGLRVLAAASRAEKLALPLALGAEEAATYPEVPEKAKAWGGLDLVLEVRGKEVEESLGLLAHGGRLVYIGAAEGEVAPIPPLRLMRRNLAVLGFWLTPLLQDRALVEEALRFLLPRLGQELKPVVGRVFPFREAEAAFGALLDRGHTGKVVVRR
- a CDS encoding histidine phosphatase family protein codes for the protein MELWLVRHGETLWNREGRLLGWTDLPLSATGEAQARALKGLLPALPAHSSDLRRALRTAALAGFCPRATPALREIHFGALEGALWEGLDPAQKEALLRFEGFHAPDGESLDAFQERVLRFLEGLKAPSLLFTHGGVIRAVLRALGEDGLVPPGSVVVVDWPRRVVERIHPSPPEPPAS